In Micrococcus luteus NCTC 2665, a single window of DNA contains:
- a CDS encoding alpha/beta fold hydrolase, whose translation MAGDPRGFAPLEPARHRMGERTELYDGTVTVDHWFTVPIDHALGLAEAEAQDAAGTGVGPHRRGTLTVFAREIRAKDDPGGERPWALYLQGGPGSAGPRPARLSGWLGALAESHRVLLLDQRGTGRSTPATVATLTAPGAFATDEARAEHLVHLRAPSIVRDAEMLRLALGAGPWTTLGQSFGGFCTLSYLSFHPEGLQRSLVTGGLAPLTGHADRVYRATYARMRTRAEEFFDRHPADRDAWAEAVGLIRAAEDAGAPIPLPGGGPLTVGRAQALGMLLGGNTRVDRLHWVLAEAVDRTGPAPRLSETFLAAVADQDDRLVNPLYTVLHEAIYAQPADLAGGRADTGWSASRMLVEHPDFDPEATTVPLPTGEHVMPWSVEVDPRLRPLAGTARLLAERTQWGPLYDVAAVAQNTVPVAAAVYADDVYVDRDLSLETARRVRGLQVWETDAFHHDGIADDGPAILDRLLAMTAADGAGTTTAPDPVD comes from the coding sequence GTGGCGGGCGACCCGCGCGGCTTCGCCCCCCTCGAGCCGGCCCGCCACCGCATGGGCGAGCGCACCGAGCTCTACGACGGCACCGTCACGGTGGACCACTGGTTCACGGTGCCGATCGACCACGCACTGGGCCTCGCCGAGGCTGAGGCGCAGGACGCGGCGGGCACCGGCGTCGGGCCGCACCGGCGCGGCACGCTGACCGTCTTCGCCCGGGAGATCCGGGCGAAGGACGACCCCGGGGGCGAGCGTCCCTGGGCCCTGTACCTCCAGGGCGGCCCCGGCAGTGCCGGGCCCCGCCCGGCGCGCCTGAGCGGCTGGCTCGGCGCGCTGGCCGAGAGCCACCGCGTGCTGCTGCTGGACCAGCGCGGCACGGGGCGCTCGACGCCGGCCACCGTGGCGACCCTGACCGCCCCGGGAGCCTTCGCCACGGACGAGGCCCGCGCCGAGCACCTGGTGCACCTGCGGGCGCCCTCGATCGTGCGGGACGCCGAGATGCTGCGCCTCGCCCTCGGCGCCGGGCCGTGGACCACGCTGGGCCAGAGCTTCGGCGGGTTCTGCACGCTGAGCTACCTCTCCTTCCACCCCGAGGGCCTGCAGCGCAGCCTGGTGACCGGCGGCCTCGCCCCGCTCACCGGCCACGCCGACCGGGTCTACCGGGCCACCTACGCCCGGATGCGGACCCGCGCCGAGGAGTTCTTCGACCGGCACCCGGCCGACCGCGACGCGTGGGCGGAGGCCGTGGGGCTGATCCGGGCCGCCGAGGACGCGGGCGCCCCGATCCCCCTGCCCGGCGGCGGGCCGCTCACCGTGGGACGGGCCCAGGCCCTGGGCATGCTGCTGGGCGGCAACACCCGCGTGGACCGCCTGCACTGGGTCCTCGCCGAGGCCGTGGACCGCACCGGACCCGCGCCGCGCCTGTCCGAGACGTTCCTGGCCGCCGTCGCCGACCAGGACGACCGCCTCGTCAATCCGCTCTACACCGTGCTGCACGAGGCGATCTACGCGCAGCCGGCGGACCTGGCCGGCGGCCGGGCGGACACCGGCTGGTCGGCATCCCGGATGCTCGTCGAGCACCCGGACTTCGACCCGGAGGCGACCACGGTCCCGCTGCCCACGGGCGAGCACGTCATGCCCTGGTCCGTCGAGGTCGACCCCCGGCTGCGGCCCCTGGCCGGCACGGCGCGGCTGCTCGCCGAGCGCACCCAGTGGGGCCCGCTCTACGACGTGGCCGCCGTCGCGCAGAACACCGTCCCCGTGGCCGCCGCGGTCTACGCCGACGACGTGTACGTGGACCGGGACCTCTCGCTCGAGACGGCGCGGCGCGTCCGCGGCCTGCAGGTGTGGGAGACCGACGCCTTCCACCACGACGGCATCGCCGACGACGGGCCGGCGATCCTCGACCGGCTCCTGGCGATGACCGCGGCGGACGGCGCCGGGACGACGACGGCCCCCGACCCGGTCGACTGA
- a CDS encoding TerC family protein, translated as MEINGLTWGLTIALIVGLLAFDYFAHVRKAHTPSIREAAIWSGVYVGLALVFGLVFFAFGDTQHAVEYYTGYLLEKALSVDNLFVFLVIMASFRVPRDYQQKVLLFGITFALISRTLFILLGAAVISAWSDVFYLFGILLLVIAGGQLKGEMTGDAEGAQDEADNVMVRLVKRFLPASDQFDGDRLFTTVDGKRLMTPMLLVMIAIGATDVLFAFDSIPAIFGVTQEAYIVFTATAFSLMGLRQLYFLIDGLLDRLVYLAYGLAALLGFIGVKLILHALHENNLPFINGGENVPVVEIPTTLSLVVVVVILAITVAISLASPKGQALRALQNAEKYSYRYSKLPEDADPAERERAAALMDRWTARAEALDQRWRDQLLEHKDAWSAIIRTAHETRLADPRDDDARGVSEQIVRQDGPTV; from the coding sequence GTGGAAATCAACGGCCTGACCTGGGGCCTGACGATCGCGCTGATCGTCGGGCTCCTCGCGTTCGACTACTTCGCCCATGTCCGCAAGGCGCACACGCCGTCGATCCGGGAGGCCGCGATCTGGTCCGGCGTCTACGTCGGCCTCGCGCTCGTCTTCGGCCTCGTGTTCTTCGCCTTCGGCGACACCCAGCACGCGGTCGAGTACTACACCGGCTACCTGCTGGAGAAGGCGCTCAGCGTCGACAACCTGTTCGTCTTCCTGGTGATCATGGCCAGCTTCCGCGTGCCCCGCGACTACCAGCAGAAGGTGCTGCTGTTCGGCATCACGTTCGCGCTGATCTCGCGCACCTTGTTCATCCTGCTGGGCGCCGCCGTGATCTCCGCCTGGTCCGACGTCTTCTACCTCTTCGGCATCCTCCTGCTCGTCATCGCCGGCGGACAGCTCAAGGGCGAGATGACCGGCGACGCCGAGGGCGCCCAGGACGAGGCGGACAACGTGATGGTCCGCCTGGTCAAGCGGTTCCTGCCCGCCTCCGACCAGTTCGACGGCGACCGGCTCTTCACGACGGTGGACGGCAAGCGCCTCATGACGCCGATGCTGCTCGTGATGATCGCGATCGGCGCCACCGACGTGCTGTTCGCCTTCGACTCGATCCCGGCGATCTTCGGCGTGACCCAGGAGGCGTACATCGTCTTCACCGCCACGGCGTTCTCGCTCATGGGCCTGCGCCAGCTGTACTTCCTCATCGACGGCCTCCTGGACCGGCTCGTGTACCTCGCGTACGGCCTCGCCGCCCTGCTCGGGTTCATCGGCGTGAAGCTGATCCTGCACGCCCTGCACGAGAACAACCTGCCGTTCATCAACGGCGGCGAGAACGTGCCCGTCGTCGAGATCCCCACGACGCTGTCCCTCGTGGTCGTCGTCGTGATCCTGGCCATCACCGTGGCGATCTCCCTGGCCTCGCCGAAGGGCCAGGCCCTGCGGGCGCTGCAGAACGCCGAGAAGTACTCGTACCGCTACTCGAAGCTGCCCGAGGACGCCGACCCGGCCGAGCGCGAGCGAGCCGCCGCCCTGATGGACCGCTGGACGGCCCGGGCCGAGGCCCTGGACCAGCGCTGGCGCGACCAGCTGCTCGAGCACAAGGACGCGTGGTCGGCCATCATCCGCACGGCCCACGAGACCCGGCTCGCCGATCCCCGTGACGACGACGCGCGCGGGGTCTCCGAGCAGATCGTGCGGCAGGACGGGCCCACCGTCTGA
- a CDS encoding methyltransferase domain-containing protein, protein MSQIAPESPHPDTDAVVGDVTGRQGGGFTWDPAQYEGFAEHRARPFHDLVGRVRAEGPRVVVDLGCGPGTLTRTLAERWPEAEVIGLDDSPAMLERAREQAARTGTPANLRFEAVDASQWRPSRATDVVVSNAMLQWIPTHRRLIRRWLGDLAPGAWFAAQIPRPYEQPSHAAIVALAEDPAFSEPLHGVATTRTVAPPEEYTRLFLEAGWSPVVWETEYQQVLTGEDPVFRWTSGAALRPSLQALARWDAEEGSAEGAGLLEAFVDRYRAAMREAYPPVPGVTADDGGPVTIFPARRLFMVGQKPA, encoded by the coding sequence ATGAGTCAGATCGCGCCTGAGAGCCCGCATCCGGACACCGACGCCGTCGTGGGGGACGTGACCGGCCGACAGGGCGGGGGGTTCACCTGGGATCCCGCGCAGTACGAGGGCTTCGCCGAGCATCGCGCCCGCCCCTTCCACGACCTGGTGGGGCGCGTCCGCGCCGAGGGGCCGCGCGTCGTGGTGGACCTGGGCTGCGGCCCGGGGACCCTGACCCGGACGCTGGCCGAGCGCTGGCCGGAGGCCGAGGTGATCGGTCTGGACGACTCGCCCGCGATGCTCGAGCGGGCCCGGGAGCAGGCGGCCCGCACGGGCACCCCCGCCAACCTGCGCTTCGAGGCGGTCGACGCCTCGCAGTGGCGCCCGTCGAGGGCGACGGACGTCGTGGTGTCCAACGCGATGCTCCAGTGGATCCCGACGCACCGTCGCCTGATCCGGCGCTGGCTCGGGGACCTCGCGCCGGGGGCCTGGTTCGCGGCGCAGATCCCGCGGCCCTACGAGCAGCCCTCCCACGCGGCGATCGTGGCGCTGGCCGAGGACCCGGCCTTCTCCGAGCCGCTGCACGGCGTGGCGACGACCCGCACCGTGGCGCCGCCCGAGGAGTACACGCGGCTGTTCCTCGAGGCGGGGTGGTCCCCGGTCGTCTGGGAGACGGAGTACCAGCAGGTGCTGACGGGCGAGGACCCGGTGTTCCGGTGGACCTCCGGCGCGGCCTTGCGACCGAGCCTGCAGGCCCTGGCCCGCTGGGACGCCGAGGAGGGCTCCGCCGAGGGCGCCGGGCTGCTCGAGGCGTTCGTGGACCGGTACCGCGCCGCCATGCGCGAGGCATACCCGCCGGTGCCCGGCGTCACGGCCGACGACGGCGGCCCGGTCACGATCTTCCCGGCCCGGCGCCTGTTCATGGTGGGGCAGAAGCCGGCCTGA
- a CDS encoding TerC/Alx family metal homeostasis membrane protein → MLSPAFETTTLVVLGVILLLDLLYVARRPHEPSMKEAGLWIGFYVALALVFAALVFAGLLFALGDAQHGTEFLAGWVTEYSLSVDNLFVFLIIMAKFQVPRRHRQEVLMVGIIIALIARAVFIAVGAVAIEHLTWVFYIFGAFLLWTAWQQLKDDGGDEESEPGVVARLTRRLNVAPDYDGNRLRTTVDGRRMFTPMVVVFITIGLTDVMFAVDSIPAIFGLTQNWFIVLTANIFALMGLRQRARRRPAPPAAGRGVVVRRGRLTGDVGEYPEHCGRQHAAAAESAPPAGHRGPGRGRGGRRDLRHRPDP, encoded by the coding sequence GTGCTCAGTCCCGCCTTCGAGACCACGACCCTTGTGGTCCTCGGCGTCATCCTCCTGCTTGACCTGCTGTACGTCGCGCGCCGCCCCCACGAGCCCTCCATGAAGGAGGCCGGCCTGTGGATCGGGTTCTACGTGGCGCTGGCGCTGGTCTTCGCGGCGCTGGTCTTCGCGGGGCTGCTCTTCGCCCTGGGCGATGCGCAGCACGGCACCGAGTTCCTCGCCGGCTGGGTCACCGAGTACAGCCTCAGCGTGGACAACCTGTTCGTGTTCCTCATCATCATGGCCAAGTTCCAGGTGCCCCGCCGCCACCGGCAGGAGGTGCTGATGGTGGGCATCATCATCGCGCTGATCGCCCGCGCGGTGTTCATCGCGGTCGGCGCCGTCGCCATCGAGCACCTGACGTGGGTGTTCTACATCTTCGGCGCCTTCCTGCTCTGGACCGCCTGGCAGCAGCTCAAGGACGACGGCGGGGACGAGGAGTCCGAGCCGGGTGTCGTGGCCCGCCTGACCCGCCGCCTCAACGTGGCGCCGGACTACGACGGCAACCGACTGCGCACCACCGTGGACGGCCGGCGCATGTTCACCCCCATGGTGGTCGTGTTCATCACGATCGGCCTGACGGACGTGATGTTCGCGGTGGACTCCATCCCGGCGATCTTCGGCCTCACCCAGAACTGGTTCATCGTCCTGACCGCCAACATCTTCGCCCTCATGGGCCTGCGTCAGCGGGCCCGACGACGCCCCGCTCCGCCCGCCGCGGGTCGGGGCGTCGTCGTGCGACGGGGTAGACTGACCGGCGACGTAGGGGAGTATCCCGAACACTGTGGACGTCAGCACGCCGCGGCCGCCGAGAGCGCGCCGCCGGCCGGACACAGGGGCCCGGGCCGCGGTCGCGGCGGGCGGAGAGACTTGCGGCACCGTCCTGACCCCTGA
- the uvrB gene encoding excinuclease ABC subunit UvrB, whose protein sequence is MSLAQKINRVVAPFEVISPYQPSGDQPKAIAELAERVEAGEKDVVLMGATGTGKSATTAWLVERLQRPTLVMVQNKTLAAQLANEFRELLPNNAVEYFVSYYDYYQPEAYVPQTDTFIEKDSSINEEVERLRHSATNALLTRRDVIVVATVSCIYGLGTPEEYIEQMVTLRRGAEMDRDVLLRRFVQMQYVRNDVDFHRGTFRVRGDTVEIIPMYEELAVRIEFFGDEIESIQTLHPLTGQVVREEEEMYIFPASHYVAGDERMGRAITTIEDELRERLQELESQDKLLEAQRLRMRTTYDLEMMQQMGYCNGIENYSRHIDGRPAGSAPHCLLDYFPDDFLLVVDESHVTIPQIGAMYEGDMSRKRTLVEHGFRLPSAMDNRPLKWDEFLERIGQTVYLSATPGAYELGQADGYVEQIIRPTGLVDPQVVVKPTEGQIDDLLEQIRVRTAKDERVLVTTLTKRMAEDLTDYLLEAGVKVEYLHSDVDTLRRVELLRELRKGTFDVLVGINLLREGLDLPEVSLVAILDADKEGFLRSTTSLIQTIGRAARNVSGEVHMYAGNVTDSMRRAIEETERRRAVQIAYNEEHGIDPQPLRKRIADITDQLAREDADTADFLKGMGGVKSGFDFGMGHRGLSSLDRAPATGEGAAAPAVDPASLPAKDLADLIEQMSQQMHQAAADLQFELAARLRDEVGELKKELRQMKREQ, encoded by the coding sequence ATGAGCCTGGCCCAGAAGATCAACCGCGTCGTCGCCCCGTTCGAGGTCATCTCCCCGTACCAGCCCTCCGGTGACCAGCCGAAGGCCATCGCCGAGCTCGCCGAGCGCGTGGAGGCGGGGGAGAAGGACGTCGTCCTGATGGGCGCCACCGGCACGGGCAAGTCGGCGACGACGGCGTGGCTCGTCGAGCGCCTCCAGCGGCCCACGCTGGTGATGGTGCAGAACAAGACGCTCGCCGCGCAGCTGGCCAACGAGTTCCGCGAGCTGCTGCCCAACAACGCGGTCGAGTACTTCGTCTCCTACTACGACTACTACCAGCCCGAGGCGTACGTCCCGCAGACGGACACCTTCATCGAGAAGGACTCCTCCATCAACGAGGAGGTCGAGCGGCTGCGCCACTCGGCCACGAACGCGCTGCTGACCCGGCGGGACGTGATCGTGGTGGCCACGGTCTCCTGCATCTACGGCCTCGGCACCCCCGAGGAGTACATCGAGCAGATGGTCACCCTGCGCCGCGGTGCGGAGATGGACCGGGACGTGCTCCTGCGGCGGTTCGTGCAGATGCAGTACGTGCGCAATGACGTCGACTTCCACCGCGGCACCTTCCGGGTGCGGGGGGACACCGTGGAGATCATCCCCATGTACGAGGAGCTCGCGGTGCGCATCGAGTTCTTCGGGGACGAGATCGAGTCCATCCAGACCCTGCACCCGCTCACCGGCCAGGTGGTGCGCGAGGAGGAGGAGATGTACATCTTCCCGGCCTCGCACTACGTGGCCGGCGACGAGCGCATGGGCCGGGCGATCACCACCATCGAGGACGAGCTGCGGGAGCGGCTGCAGGAGCTGGAGTCCCAGGACAAGCTGCTCGAGGCGCAGCGGCTGCGCATGCGAACCACGTACGACCTCGAGATGATGCAGCAGATGGGCTACTGCAACGGCATCGAGAACTACTCGCGCCACATCGACGGCCGTCCCGCCGGCTCCGCCCCGCACTGCCTGCTGGACTACTTCCCGGACGACTTCCTGCTCGTGGTGGACGAGTCCCACGTGACCATCCCGCAGATCGGCGCGATGTACGAGGGAGACATGTCCCGCAAGCGCACCCTCGTGGAGCACGGCTTCCGCCTGCCCTCGGCCATGGACAACCGCCCGCTGAAGTGGGACGAGTTCCTCGAGCGGATCGGGCAGACCGTGTACCTCTCCGCGACGCCGGGCGCCTACGAGCTCGGCCAGGCGGACGGCTATGTCGAGCAGATCATCCGGCCCACCGGCCTCGTGGACCCGCAGGTGGTGGTCAAGCCGACCGAGGGCCAGATCGACGACCTGCTCGAGCAGATCCGCGTGCGCACGGCCAAGGACGAGCGCGTCCTGGTGACCACGCTGACCAAGCGCATGGCCGAGGACCTCACGGACTACCTGCTCGAGGCGGGGGTGAAGGTCGAGTACCTCCACTCGGATGTGGACACGCTGCGCCGCGTGGAGCTGCTGCGGGAGCTGCGCAAGGGCACCTTCGACGTGCTGGTGGGCATCAACCTGCTGCGCGAGGGCCTGGACCTGCCCGAGGTCTCGCTCGTGGCGATCCTGGACGCGGACAAGGAGGGCTTCCTGCGCTCCACCACCTCCCTCATCCAGACCATCGGCCGCGCCGCCCGCAACGTGTCCGGCGAGGTCCACATGTACGCGGGCAACGTCACCGACTCCATGCGCCGGGCGATCGAGGAGACCGAGCGGCGCCGGGCCGTGCAGATCGCCTACAACGAGGAGCACGGGATCGACCCCCAGCCCCTGCGCAAGCGCATCGCGGACATCACGGACCAGCTGGCCCGGGAGGACGCGGACACCGCCGACTTCCTCAAGGGCATGGGCGGCGTGAAGTCCGGGTTCGACTTCGGCATGGGCCACCGCGGCCTCAGCTCGCTGGACCGGGCCCCGGCCACGGGGGAGGGTGCCGCGGCCCCGGCGGTGGACCCGGCGTCGCTGCCCGCCAAGGACCTGGCCGATCTGATCGAGCAGATGTCGCAGCAGATGCACCAGGCGGCAGCGGACCTGCAGTTCGAGCTCGCGGCCCGCCTGCGCGATGAGGTCGGCGAGCTCAAGAAGGAGCTGCGGCAGATGAAGCGGGAGCAGTGA
- the coaE gene encoding dephospho-CoA kinase: protein MTETDPVAERPRVHVGLTGGIAAGKSAVARVLQERGALLVDSDALARLVLEKGTDGLAAVRDEFGDRVITADGELDRVEMARIVFGDEGARQRLNRIVHPRIRAAARRIVAEAGPDAVVVQDVPLLVETGQADAFDLVIVVEAPLEERLRRMVEDRGMSRADAEARIAAQATDEQRRAVADVVIVNDADLGRLASVANQVWDRFLAPDAAEPSAD, encoded by the coding sequence ATGACCGAGACCGACCCGGTGGCCGAACGGCCGCGCGTCCATGTGGGCCTGACCGGCGGGATCGCCGCCGGCAAGTCCGCGGTGGCCCGTGTCCTGCAGGAGCGTGGCGCGCTCCTGGTGGACTCGGACGCCCTTGCCCGGCTGGTCCTCGAGAAGGGCACCGACGGGCTGGCCGCCGTCCGGGACGAGTTCGGGGACCGCGTCATCACCGCGGACGGTGAGCTCGACCGCGTCGAGATGGCCCGCATCGTCTTCGGGGACGAGGGTGCCCGACAGCGCCTGAACCGCATCGTGCACCCCCGGATCCGGGCTGCGGCCCGGCGCATCGTCGCCGAGGCCGGGCCGGACGCCGTCGTGGTGCAGGACGTACCGCTGCTGGTGGAGACCGGGCAGGCGGACGCGTTCGACCTCGTGATCGTGGTGGAGGCCCCGCTCGAGGAGCGTCTGCGCCGGATGGTGGAGGACCGCGGCATGAGCCGCGCGGACGCCGAGGCGCGGATCGCGGCCCAGGCCACGGACGAGCAGAGGCGCGCCGTCGCGGACGTCGTCATCGTCAACGACGCCGACCTCGGGCGGCTCGCGTCCGTGGCGAACCAGGTGTGGGACCGGTTCCTCGCCCCCGACGCGGCTGAGCCCTCGGCGGACTGA
- a CDS encoding SatD family protein has product MSAAPPVAAVIADIVGSRALPDRDRAQEQILAAFAAAEQDVPPLRPAWASVGDEFQALHRTWPDALRLTVRVTLALPPGLDLRFGIGLGQRRALDAGGDGIEDGTAWYRAREAVERAHERAAGAATAFRAADPSLTAAVDGLVLLRDHVLGRLKARERRIAAALLGGATQAEAARAERITQSAVSQAVARSGIDRLLELDDELAAAATEVAP; this is encoded by the coding sequence ATGAGCGCAGCACCCCCGGTCGCGGCCGTGATCGCGGACATCGTCGGCTCCCGCGCCCTCCCGGACCGGGACCGCGCGCAGGAGCAGATCCTGGCCGCCTTCGCGGCCGCGGAACAGGACGTCCCGCCGCTGCGTCCCGCCTGGGCCAGCGTCGGCGACGAGTTCCAGGCGCTGCACCGCACCTGGCCGGACGCGCTCCGGCTGACCGTCCGCGTCACGCTCGCCCTGCCCCCGGGCCTCGACCTGCGCTTCGGGATCGGCCTGGGGCAGCGGCGGGCCCTGGACGCCGGCGGAGACGGCATCGAGGACGGCACGGCCTGGTATCGGGCCCGCGAGGCCGTCGAGCGCGCCCACGAGCGGGCCGCCGGCGCCGCGACCGCCTTCCGTGCCGCGGACCCGTCCCTCACCGCCGCCGTGGACGGGCTCGTCCTGCTGCGCGACCACGTCCTCGGTCGGCTCAAGGCCCGCGAACGCCGGATCGCCGCCGCCCTGCTGGGCGGGGCGACCCAGGCGGAGGCCGCACGGGCGGAGCGGATCACGCAGTCCGCGGTGTCGCAGGCCGTCGCGCGGTCCGGAATCGACCGGCTGCTCGAGCTTGACGACGAGCTCGCCGCCGCGGCGACGGAGGTCGCGCCGTGA
- a CDS encoding DEAD/DEAH box helicase: MTSAATNPPSLTDRIDALPPTPDADDVFGAFAAWTEDRGISLYPAQEEAALELVQGRHVILATPTGSGKSLVALAAHADALAHDAVSYYTAPIKALVSEKFFALVDVFGAENVGMVTGDSTVNGDAPIICCTAEILANRALREGSGMEIGTVVMDEFHYYADPSRGWAWQVPLLELPQARFLLMSATLGDTTRLEADLIERTGREVAVVAHAQRPIPLTFEWSEVPLQEKVEELVSTHQAPVYIVHFSQLDAVETAQGLSSISVTSKEEKEAIAARIAGFRFSAGFGHTLNRLVRAGIGVHHAGMLPKYRRLVEKLAQDGLLKVICGTDTLGVGINVPIRTVLLTALSKFDGEKTRLLQAREFHQIAGRAGRAGFDTSGTVVVQAPEHVIENKAAERKAAAKFANVKDEAERAKRMKQSVKSGKRKTPPAGFVSWGPATFERLVSAEPEPLVSRMRITHSMLLNILDRPGDPVIAVRRLLRRTHETPARQAVLMRRALGIFRELLATGVVERLPEPDAEGRTVDLTVDLQPDFALNQPLSPFALAALDLLDPADPDHALDVVSVIEATLDPPRQVLSAQVKHAKGEAVAAMKAEGMDYNDRMRALDEVTHPRPLAELLEQQFELYRQDAPWLAEFELTPKSVVRDMFERAMGFGDYVRFYGIARSEGVLLRYLTDAVKALRHTVPEAARTEELQVLLDWLDEMVKQTDSSLLEEWEDLVAGDIDELRRDMEALEPPAPPRLTDNEPVFRVMVRNAMFQRVRLFGDERDEALARLSGDLSADDWADALDAYFDDHEDIDDGPAARGPELFRVAAAPDVAVPLELAGTRWWAVRQVLKDADGDLDHGINAVVDLDASDEAGHPVIRVVSVGAPESGWGL; the protein is encoded by the coding sequence ATGACTTCTGCCGCCACGAACCCGCCCTCGCTGACCGACCGCATCGACGCGCTCCCGCCGACCCCGGACGCCGACGACGTCTTCGGGGCCTTCGCGGCCTGGACCGAGGACCGCGGCATCTCGCTCTACCCCGCCCAGGAGGAGGCCGCCCTCGAGCTCGTCCAGGGCCGGCACGTGATCCTGGCGACGCCCACCGGCTCCGGCAAGTCCCTGGTGGCGCTGGCCGCACACGCCGACGCGCTCGCCCACGACGCCGTCTCCTACTACACGGCGCCGATCAAGGCGCTCGTCTCGGAGAAGTTCTTCGCGCTGGTGGACGTGTTCGGGGCGGAGAATGTGGGCATGGTCACGGGTGACTCCACCGTCAACGGTGACGCGCCGATCATCTGCTGCACCGCCGAGATCCTGGCCAACCGCGCGCTGCGCGAGGGCTCGGGCATGGAGATCGGCACCGTGGTGATGGACGAGTTCCACTACTACGCGGACCCCTCCCGTGGCTGGGCCTGGCAGGTCCCCCTCCTCGAGCTGCCGCAGGCCCGGTTCCTGCTGATGTCGGCCACCCTCGGCGACACGACCCGCCTCGAGGCGGACCTGATCGAGCGCACCGGGCGCGAGGTCGCCGTCGTCGCCCACGCGCAGCGGCCGATCCCGCTGACGTTCGAGTGGTCCGAGGTGCCGCTGCAGGAGAAGGTCGAGGAGCTCGTGAGCACCCATCAGGCACCGGTGTACATCGTGCACTTCTCGCAGCTGGACGCCGTGGAGACGGCCCAGGGGCTGTCCTCGATCTCGGTGACGTCCAAGGAGGAGAAGGAGGCGATCGCCGCGCGGATCGCCGGCTTCCGCTTCTCCGCGGGCTTCGGGCACACCCTGAACCGCCTCGTCCGGGCGGGCATCGGCGTGCACCACGCGGGCATGCTGCCCAAGTACCGCCGCCTCGTGGAGAAGCTGGCCCAGGACGGGCTGCTCAAGGTCATCTGCGGCACGGACACGCTCGGCGTCGGGATCAACGTGCCGATCCGCACCGTGCTGCTCACCGCGCTGTCCAAGTTCGACGGCGAGAAGACCCGCCTGCTGCAGGCCCGCGAGTTCCACCAGATCGCCGGCCGGGCGGGCCGGGCCGGCTTCGACACCTCCGGCACCGTGGTGGTCCAGGCCCCCGAGCACGTGATCGAGAACAAGGCGGCCGAGCGCAAGGCCGCGGCGAAGTTCGCGAACGTCAAGGACGAGGCCGAGCGGGCCAAGCGCATGAAGCAGTCCGTGAAGTCCGGCAAGCGCAAGACCCCGCCGGCCGGCTTCGTCTCGTGGGGGCCGGCGACGTTCGAGCGCCTCGTCTCGGCCGAGCCGGAGCCGCTGGTCTCCCGCATGCGGATCACACACTCCATGCTGTTGAACATCCTCGACCGCCCCGGCGACCCGGTCATCGCGGTCCGGCGCCTGCTGCGCCGCACCCACGAGACCCCGGCCCGCCAGGCGGTGCTCATGCGCCGCGCGCTCGGGATCTTCCGGGAGCTGCTGGCCACGGGCGTCGTCGAGCGTCTGCCCGAGCCGGACGCCGAGGGCCGCACCGTGGACCTCACGGTGGACCTGCAGCCGGACTTCGCGCTCAACCAGCCGCTCTCCCCCTTCGCCCTCGCCGCGCTCGACCTGCTGGACCCGGCCGATCCCGACCACGCGCTCGACGTCGTCTCCGTGATCGAGGCGACCCTCGACCCGCCGCGCCAGGTGCTCTCGGCCCAGGTCAAGCACGCCAAGGGCGAGGCGGTGGCCGCCATGAAGGCCGAGGGCATGGACTACAACGACCGCATGCGGGCCCTCGACGAGGTCACCCACCCGCGGCCGCTGGCCGAGCTCCTCGAGCAGCAGTTCGAGCTCTACCGGCAGGACGCCCCGTGGCTCGCGGAGTTCGAGCTGACCCCCAAGTCCGTGGTGCGCGACATGTTCGAGCGGGCCATGGGCTTCGGCGACTACGTGCGGTTCTACGGGATCGCCCGGTCCGAGGGCGTGCTGCTGCGCTACCTCACGGACGCGGTCAAGGCGCTGCGCCACACGGTGCCCGAGGCGGCCCGCACCGAGGAGCTCCAGGTGCTGCTGGACTGGCTGGATGAGATGGTGAAGCAGACCGACTCGTCCCTCCTGGAGGAGTGGGAGGACCTGGTGGCCGGGGACATCGACGAGCTGCGCCGGGACATGGAGGCGCTCGAGCCGCCGGCGCCGCCTCGCCTGACGGACAACGAGCCCGTGTTCCGCGTGATGGTCCGCAACGCGATGTTCCAGCGGGTGCGCCTGTTCGGCGACGAGCGGGACGAGGCGCTCGCGCGCCTGTCCGGCGACCTGTCCGCCGACGACTGGGCCGACGCCCTCGACGCCTACTTCGACGACCACGAGGACATCGACGACGGCCCCGCCGCGCGTGGCCCCGAGCTGTTCCGCGTGGCCGCGGCACCCGACGTCGCCGTCCCGCTGGAGCTGGCCGGCACCCGGTGGTGGGCGGTGCGGCAGGTCCTGAAGGACGCGGACGGGGACCTGGACCACGGGATCAACGCCGTGGTCGACCTGGACGCCTCCGACGAGGCGGGCCACCCCGTGATCCGGGTGGTCTCCGTCGGCGCGCCCGAGTCCGGGTGGGGCCTGTGA